The Actinomadura sp. WMMB 499 genome includes a window with the following:
- a CDS encoding sensor histidine kinase — MTNEHDDATRGRMRRLNVGTMITVIAPVGVLLVAIDSRAWWEAVVLSLGVLAALVAVARWTVVGISRVVLPCLAVAAAVWIVGVLVIDAHTAAYGVTIVGAVYAPKLPRGRLLAAAGLAAFVAAVGAARPLVSSGDAADVLTSYALIPGAVAVVTTAGMFAGQWYYDVLEELAESREREAELAVARERVRFAGDLHDIQGHTLHVVKLKATLARKLVRADPERAEEELREIHALVGDTIEQTKELVYAQRRLNLSVELENAKNLFESAGIRVRVDREAEVDARAGELLGQVLRETTTNILRHAEAGEVRIVLSAAGISIANDGAGDVPPTELRGLSALRERVAGQGGELTVEQRDGRFVTAAVLPRDGAGTAR, encoded by the coding sequence GACGAACGAGCACGACGACGCGACGCGGGGGCGGATGCGCCGCCTCAACGTCGGCACGATGATCACGGTCATCGCTCCCGTGGGGGTGCTCCTGGTGGCGATCGACTCCCGCGCGTGGTGGGAGGCGGTCGTCCTGAGCCTGGGCGTCCTCGCGGCGCTCGTCGCGGTCGCGCGGTGGACGGTCGTCGGCATCTCCCGGGTCGTGCTCCCCTGCCTGGCCGTCGCCGCGGCCGTCTGGATCGTCGGGGTGCTGGTGATCGACGCGCACACGGCGGCCTACGGGGTGACGATCGTGGGCGCCGTCTACGCGCCGAAACTGCCGCGCGGCCGCCTGCTCGCGGCCGCCGGGCTCGCCGCGTTCGTCGCGGCCGTGGGCGCGGCCCGGCCGCTGGTGTCGTCCGGCGACGCTGCGGACGTCCTGACCAGCTACGCGCTGATCCCGGGGGCCGTCGCCGTCGTGACGACCGCCGGCATGTTCGCCGGCCAGTGGTACTACGACGTCCTGGAGGAGCTGGCGGAGTCGCGGGAGCGCGAGGCGGAACTGGCCGTCGCCCGCGAGCGCGTCCGGTTCGCGGGCGACCTGCACGACATCCAGGGCCACACCCTCCACGTGGTCAAGCTGAAGGCCACGCTGGCGCGCAAGCTGGTGCGGGCCGACCCCGAACGGGCCGAGGAGGAGCTCCGCGAGATCCACGCCCTCGTCGGCGACACCATCGAGCAGACCAAGGAACTCGTGTACGCGCAGCGGCGGCTCAACCTGTCCGTGGAACTGGAGAACGCGAAGAACCTCTTCGAGTCCGCGGGCATCCGGGTGCGCGTCGACCGCGAGGCGGAGGTGGACGCGCGCGCGGGCGAGCTGCTCGGCCAGGTGCTGCGGGAGACGACGACGAACATCCTGCGGCACGCGGAGGCCGGGGAGGTCCGGATCGTCCTCTCCGCGGCGGGCATCTCCATCGCCAACGACGGCGCGGGGGACGTCCCGCCGACCGAGCTCAGGGGGCTGTCCGCCCTGCGGGAACGGGTGGCCGGCCAGGGCGGCGAGCTTACGGTGGAGCAGAGGGACGGGCGTTTCGTGACGGCCGCGGTACTGCCGCGCGACGGCGCGGGCACCGCCCGGTAG
- a CDS encoding DNA-binding response regulator has product MTTVVLADDEVLLRKAMASLLPLEGEITVLAEAEDGDAAVAATLRHRPDVLVIDLEMPGTDGLGAVAAIRREHPDQVILMLTRHARPGVLRKALKLGVQGFVSKSAEPEHIATVVKTLHEGRRWIDPDVSALAVMDDCPLTDREIDVLRATSDGYSAADIAGRLHLAEGTVRNYLSNAMQKTQTRTRHEAARYAREHDWL; this is encoded by the coding sequence ATGACCACTGTGGTACTCGCCGACGACGAGGTCCTGCTGCGCAAGGCCATGGCCTCGCTGCTCCCGCTGGAGGGCGAGATCACCGTGCTCGCCGAGGCGGAGGACGGCGACGCGGCCGTCGCGGCGACCCTGCGGCACCGGCCCGACGTGCTCGTCATCGACCTGGAGATGCCCGGCACGGACGGGCTCGGCGCCGTGGCGGCGATCCGCCGCGAGCATCCGGACCAGGTGATCCTCATGCTGACCCGGCACGCCCGGCCCGGCGTCCTGCGCAAGGCGCTGAAGCTCGGCGTCCAGGGCTTCGTCAGCAAGTCGGCGGAGCCGGAGCACATCGCGACGGTCGTCAAGACCCTGCACGAGGGCCGCCGGTGGATCGACCCGGACGTGTCCGCGCTCGCCGTCATGGACGACTGCCCGCTCACCGACCGCGAGATCGACGTGCTGCGCGCGACGTCCGACGGCTACTCGGCCGCCGACATCGCGGGGCGGCTCCACCTCGCCGAGGGCACGGTGCGCAACTACCTGTCCAACGCGATGCAGAAGACCCAGACCCGGACCCGGCACGAGGCCGCCCGCTACGCCCGCGAACACGACTGGCTCTGA
- a CDS encoding GMC oxidoreductase — protein MNDPTPANPATPSIDRRRLLGAAALGGLGLAAGLPAGRARAAAPPSRVPVTERRERAVVVGSGFGGGVTALRLGLAGVRTLVLERGRRWETGPNSDTFCRMANIDGRSSWLTTESGIPGVPGTWEPYTGVIETVPGDGMTVQCGSAVGGGSLTYHGMTLQPSEEAFTASMPLMADAYTALKWSSYPRVARMLRITTVPDDVLAADPYRSSRLFLDTAPGAGLETFRVPLPVDWRYARGELEGRYEPTYTTSDLTFGVNNGGKHSIDVTYLAAAEATRRVEVAPLHVVRDLTMDGQKRWVLEVDRIDTGGAVQEQLRITADAVFLNAGSPGTTRLMVKAKAKGLVPDLPDAVGTRWGNNGDRIYAWVQMDGDPGRPQGGPACVGGRAAGSPIPYTIIHAGSPMLPPDGSKMMTVVGFGVVKPTGTWAYDAAADDAKLTWDPSGDADLQALIRERMNEIARAGGGMMIDTDAEHPSTWHALGGVPMGDAVDRLGRVLGHRGLYVLDGARIPGSTGDCNPSMTIAALAEHSMDGILRQDLGRAF, from the coding sequence ATGAACGACCCCACCCCCGCGAACCCCGCCACCCCCTCGATCGACCGCAGACGGCTGCTCGGCGCGGCCGCGCTGGGCGGGCTCGGGCTCGCCGCCGGGCTGCCCGCCGGACGGGCGCGGGCCGCCGCGCCGCCGTCCCGGGTGCCCGTCACCGAACGGCGGGAGCGCGCCGTCGTCGTCGGATCCGGCTTCGGCGGCGGCGTCACCGCCCTGCGGCTCGGCCTCGCCGGGGTGCGGACGCTCGTCCTGGAGCGCGGCCGCCGGTGGGAGACCGGGCCGAACTCCGACACGTTCTGCCGGATGGCGAACATCGACGGACGGTCGTCCTGGCTGACCACCGAGAGCGGTATCCCCGGCGTGCCCGGCACCTGGGAGCCGTACACGGGCGTGATCGAGACCGTGCCGGGCGACGGCATGACCGTCCAGTGCGGGTCCGCGGTCGGCGGCGGGTCGCTGACCTACCACGGCATGACGCTGCAGCCGTCCGAGGAGGCGTTCACGGCGTCCATGCCGCTGATGGCCGACGCCTACACGGCGCTGAAGTGGTCGTCGTACCCGCGCGTCGCCCGGATGCTGCGGATCACCACCGTCCCCGACGACGTCCTCGCCGCCGACCCCTACCGGTCGTCCCGGCTGTTCCTCGACACCGCGCCCGGCGCGGGCCTGGAGACGTTCCGGGTGCCGCTGCCCGTCGACTGGCGGTACGCGCGCGGCGAACTGGAGGGACGGTACGAGCCGACGTACACGACGAGCGACCTGACGTTCGGGGTGAACAACGGCGGCAAGCACTCCATCGACGTGACGTACCTGGCGGCGGCGGAGGCGACGCGGCGGGTCGAGGTCGCACCGCTGCACGTGGTCCGCGACCTGACGATGGACGGCCAGAAGCGCTGGGTGCTGGAGGTCGACCGGATCGACACCGGCGGCGCCGTCCAGGAGCAGCTGCGGATCACCGCCGACGCGGTGTTCCTCAACGCCGGTTCGCCCGGCACGACGCGGCTCATGGTCAAGGCGAAGGCGAAGGGGCTGGTGCCCGACCTGCCCGACGCGGTCGGCACCCGGTGGGGCAACAACGGCGATCGGATCTACGCGTGGGTCCAGATGGACGGCGACCCCGGACGGCCGCAGGGCGGGCCCGCGTGCGTCGGCGGCCGTGCCGCCGGCAGCCCGATCCCGTACACGATCATCCACGCCGGCTCCCCCATGCTCCCGCCGGACGGCTCCAAGATGATGACCGTGGTCGGGTTCGGCGTCGTGAAGCCGACCGGGACGTGGGCGTACGACGCGGCGGCCGACGACGCGAAGCTGACCTGGGACCCCTCCGGCGACGCCGACCTGCAGGCGCTGATCCGGGAGCGGATGAACGAGATCGCCCGGGCCGGCGGCGGCATGATGATCGACACCGACGCGGAGCACCCGTCGACGTGGCACGCGCTCGGCGGCGTGCCCATGGGCGACGCCGTCGACCGCCTCGGCCGCGTCCTCGGCCACCGCGGCCTCTACGTCCTGGACGGCGCCCGCATCCCCGGCTCCACCGGCGACTGCAACCCGTCCATGACCATCGCGGCCCTCGCCGAGCACAGCATGGACGGGATTCTCCGCCAGGACCTCGGCCGCGCCTTCTGA
- a CDS encoding response regulator transcription factor, with amino-acid sequence MTAPVRVLIADDQALIRTGFSTIIDAQPDLEVVGECGDGRAAVDLARELDPDMVVMDVRMPVLDGIEATRLLAGAGVARPVKVLVVTTFNLDEYVYEALRAGASGFLLKDAPPAQLLHGIRTVAMGAALLAPEVTRQLVGRYAERIRPTQAAPEDTALTPRELEVLRLIANGLSNSEIAATLVISQETVKTYVSRILTKLDLRDRVQAVVYAYRSGLVT; translated from the coding sequence GTGACCGCGCCGGTCCGGGTCCTGATCGCCGACGACCAGGCGCTGATCCGCACGGGCTTCTCCACGATCATCGACGCGCAGCCCGACCTCGAGGTCGTGGGCGAGTGCGGGGACGGGCGCGCCGCCGTCGACCTCGCGCGCGAGCTGGACCCGGACATGGTGGTGATGGACGTCCGGATGCCGGTGCTCGACGGCATCGAGGCGACCCGCCTGCTCGCCGGCGCCGGGGTGGCGCGGCCCGTCAAGGTGCTCGTGGTGACGACGTTCAACCTGGACGAGTACGTGTACGAGGCGCTGCGCGCGGGTGCCAGCGGGTTCCTGCTCAAGGACGCCCCGCCCGCGCAGCTCCTGCACGGCATCCGCACCGTCGCGATGGGCGCCGCGCTGCTGGCGCCGGAGGTGACGCGGCAGCTCGTGGGCCGGTACGCGGAGCGGATCCGGCCCACGCAGGCGGCGCCGGAGGACACCGCGCTCACCCCGCGCGAGCTGGAGGTGCTGCGCCTCATCGCCAACGGGCTGTCCAACAGCGAGATCGCCGCGACGCTGGTGATCAGCCAGGAGACCGTCAAGACGTACGTGTCGCGCATCCTCACCAAGCTCGACCTGCGCGACCGCGTGCAGGCGGTGGTCTACGCGTACCGCAGCGGCCTGGTGACCTGA
- a CDS encoding sensor histidine kinase, which translates to MIDLRRVPEAWRRFDVTVRDSPLALLLTGLALVPAFHGSGTQVGDLPPRPYDALAYAAIALQCLPLAVRRKVPAVCMALVTVGFAIDQLRVYHSFGGNALAIALLSTGAHLERGRRTAVLLLTAAYVPLAVALDRLGSPEGPAGFVLFWVVAAVPWCFGAWLRSTRAVEAERRRRVAADTRAAERARIARELHDVVTHHVTAMVVQAEAARYLTAAPDRLDATLGSVTDTGRRAITDLRHLLDVLNPDHGTEPRTPSSGDLRSLVEQTRRAGQPVEFTEEGEPAESSGSAELTAHRVVQEALTNALKYAHGSRTLVRVRYGEREISVEVGNDGSGTRSRSPGGGGRGLAGLRERVDALGGEFSADPRTDGGFDVRARIPAGNPS; encoded by the coding sequence GTGATCGATCTCCGGCGCGTCCCGGAGGCGTGGCGGCGGTTCGACGTCACGGTCCGGGATTCCCCCCTCGCGCTGCTGCTGACCGGCCTGGCGCTCGTCCCCGCGTTCCACGGCAGCGGGACGCAGGTCGGCGACCTGCCGCCCCGCCCCTACGACGCGCTCGCCTACGCGGCGATCGCGCTGCAGTGCCTCCCGCTCGCCGTGCGCCGCAAGGTGCCGGCCGTCTGCATGGCGCTGGTGACGGTCGGCTTCGCGATCGACCAGCTCCGCGTCTACCACTCCTTCGGCGGCAACGCGCTGGCCATCGCGCTGCTGAGCACCGGCGCCCACCTGGAGCGCGGCAGGCGCACCGCCGTCCTGCTGCTCACCGCCGCGTACGTGCCGCTGGCGGTCGCGCTGGACCGGCTCGGCTCGCCCGAGGGGCCGGCGGGGTTCGTGCTCTTCTGGGTGGTGGCGGCCGTCCCGTGGTGCTTCGGGGCGTGGCTGCGCTCCACCCGGGCCGTCGAGGCCGAGCGCCGCCGCCGCGTCGCCGCGGACACCCGCGCCGCCGAGCGCGCCCGCATCGCCCGCGAGCTGCACGACGTCGTGACGCACCACGTGACGGCGATGGTCGTGCAGGCGGAGGCGGCGCGGTACCTCACCGCCGCGCCCGACCGGCTCGACGCGACCCTCGGCTCGGTCACCGACACCGGCCGGCGGGCGATCACCGACCTGCGGCACCTGCTCGACGTGCTCAACCCCGACCACGGCACCGAACCGCGGACGCCGTCCTCCGGCGACCTGCGGTCCCTCGTGGAGCAGACGCGGCGTGCGGGGCAGCCGGTCGAGTTCACCGAGGAGGGCGAACCGGCGGAGTCGTCCGGCAGCGCCGAGCTCACGGCCCACCGGGTCGTGCAGGAGGCGCTGACGAACGCCCTCAAGTACGCCCACGGCAGCCGCACCCTCGTCCGGGTGCGGTACGGAGAAAGGGAGATCAGCGTGGAGGTCGGCAACGACGGGTCCGGCACGCGGTCCCGGTCGCCCGGCGGCGGCGGACGGGGCCTCGCCGGGCTGCGCGAACGGGTCGACGCCCTCGGCGGCGAGTTCAGCGCGGACCCGCGGACGGACGGCGGGTTCGACGTGCGGGCCCGCATCCCCGCGGGGAACCCGTCGTGA
- a CDS encoding SAM-dependent methyltransferase encodes MTDEKAPSVDLRTDEPHPARVYDFYLGGKDHYGADREFGQRVLSICPQLRPLARANRRFLARSVAVLARDHGVRQFMDLGTGLPTSPNLHEVAQGAAAESRVVYVDNDPIVLTHARALLTSRPEGATAYIDSDVVDIDRIMEQAAKTLDFARPVAVSALALFHFLPDPKPAELLDRLRDRLAPGSFLTISHVLPALQDVADAYQGTMGMGTLRDRDEITALFGDFELLEPGLVDPFDWRPDLDPAEEGPGYEIVGLGAVGVARKPD; translated from the coding sequence ATGACCGACGAAAAGGCACCTTCCGTCGACCTGCGCACCGACGAGCCCCACCCGGCACGGGTCTACGACTTCTACCTCGGCGGCAAGGACCACTACGGCGCCGACCGCGAGTTCGGTCAGCGGGTGCTGAGCATCTGCCCGCAGCTCCGGCCGCTGGCACGCGCCAACCGCAGGTTCCTCGCCCGCTCCGTCGCGGTGCTCGCGCGCGACCACGGCGTCCGGCAGTTCATGGACCTCGGCACCGGGCTGCCGACCTCGCCCAACCTGCACGAGGTCGCCCAGGGCGCCGCGGCCGAGTCCCGCGTGGTGTACGTCGACAACGACCCGATCGTGCTCACCCACGCGCGGGCGCTGCTGACGAGCCGTCCGGAGGGCGCCACCGCCTACATCGACTCCGACGTCGTCGACATCGACCGCATCATGGAGCAGGCGGCCAAGACGCTCGACTTCGCCCGTCCGGTCGCGGTCAGCGCGCTGGCGCTGTTCCACTTCCTGCCCGACCCCAAGCCCGCCGAGCTGCTGGACCGCCTGCGCGACCGGCTCGCCCCCGGCAGCTTCCTGACGATCAGCCACGTGCTCCCGGCGCTGCAGGACGTCGCCGACGCCTACCAGGGGACGATGGGCATGGGCACCCTGCGCGACCGGGACGAGATCACCGCCCTGTTCGGCGACTTCGAGCTCCTGGAGCCGGGGCTGGTCGACCCCTTCGACTGGCGTCCCGACCTGGACCCCGCCGAGGAGGGACCGGGCTACGAGATCGTCGGCCTGGGCGCCGTCGGGGTCGCGCGCAAGCCGGACTGA
- a CDS encoding LLM class F420-dependent oxidoreductase has protein sequence MSAVELSGVGVWSQQLRYGDAAEAAEAAAELEELGYTAQWIPDVGGPLFDAVGALLAATRRTVVATGILNLWMHEPADAAAAHASLTAEHGDRFLMGIGVSHAPLIDAKEAGRYRRPLAAMTAFLDGLDAAERPVPPGDRVLAALGPKMQATAKERTRGVHPYLVPPEHTRRTREALGEGPLVLPEQTAILCGTRDEARAIGTDWLRNYLSLPNYANNLVRSGFTTEDVEQVSDRLFDALIAWGDEEAVKRRVDEHRDAGADHVCVQVLTSDQSAFPRAEWRRLAPALVAG, from the coding sequence ATGAGCGCCGTGGAACTTTCCGGTGTCGGGGTGTGGAGCCAGCAACTGCGGTACGGCGACGCCGCCGAGGCGGCGGAGGCGGCCGCCGAACTCGAGGAACTGGGCTACACCGCGCAGTGGATCCCGGACGTCGGCGGGCCGCTCTTCGACGCGGTCGGCGCGCTGCTCGCGGCGACCCGGCGGACGGTCGTCGCGACCGGGATCCTGAACCTGTGGATGCACGAACCGGCGGACGCCGCCGCCGCGCACGCGTCCCTCACCGCCGAGCACGGCGACCGGTTCCTGATGGGGATCGGGGTGAGCCACGCCCCGCTGATCGACGCCAAGGAGGCCGGCCGGTACCGGCGCCCGCTCGCCGCGATGACGGCGTTCCTGGACGGCCTCGACGCGGCGGAGCGGCCGGTGCCGCCCGGCGACCGGGTGCTCGCCGCGCTCGGCCCCAAGATGCAGGCGACGGCGAAGGAGCGGACGCGCGGCGTCCACCCGTACCTCGTGCCGCCCGAGCACACCCGCCGCACCCGCGAGGCGCTGGGCGAGGGCCCGCTCGTCCTGCCGGAGCAGACGGCGATCCTGTGCGGGACGCGCGACGAGGCGCGCGCGATCGGCACCGACTGGCTGCGCAACTACCTCTCGCTGCCGAACTACGCCAACAACCTGGTGCGCTCCGGCTTCACGACCGAGGACGTGGAGCAGGTGAGCGACCGCCTGTTCGACGCCCTGATCGCCTGGGGCGACGAGGAGGCGGTCAAGCGGCGCGTGGACGAGCACCGCGACGCGGGCGCCGACCACGTGTGCGTGCAGGTGCTCACGTCCGACCAGAGCGCCTTCCCCCGCGCGGAGTGGCGCCGCCTCGCCCCGGCGCTGGTGGCCGGGTAG
- a CDS encoding dihydrofolate reductase family protein produces the protein MAKLLYSASMSLDGFIAGPGGDMSWLTEHLGAPNPTAERLLGQVGAILAGRGTFGGGDPNEGTDKEGAFGGEYHGPQFVLTHRPPAEPVPGVTFLGDLRTAVAEAKAAAGDRYVNLLGANVAAQCLEEGILDEVLVFPVPVLLGDGTRLFEHPGGTRVRLQPIDDEYPHWYRVVR, from the coding sequence GTGGCGAAGTTGCTGTACTCCGCGTCGATGTCGCTCGACGGCTTCATCGCGGGACCGGGCGGGGACATGTCCTGGCTGACCGAGCACCTCGGCGCCCCGAACCCGACCGCCGAGCGGCTGCTCGGGCAGGTCGGCGCCATCCTCGCGGGACGCGGGACGTTCGGCGGCGGTGACCCGAACGAGGGCACCGACAAGGAGGGGGCCTTCGGCGGCGAGTACCACGGGCCGCAGTTCGTCCTGACCCACCGGCCCCCGGCCGAGCCCGTCCCGGGCGTCACCTTCCTCGGCGACCTGAGGACCGCGGTCGCCGAGGCCAAGGCCGCCGCCGGGGACCGGTACGTCAACCTGCTGGGCGCGAACGTCGCCGCGCAGTGCCTCGAGGAGGGGATCCTCGACGAGGTGCTCGTCTTCCCCGTCCCGGTGCTCCTCGGGGACGGGACGCGCCTGTTCGAGCACCCGGGCGGCACGCGCGTCCGGCTGCAGCCGATCGACGACGAGTACCCGCACTGGTACCGCGTCGTCCGCTGA
- a CDS encoding trans-aconitate 2-methyltransferase produces the protein MTETTTWQAWQDSWDRQQEWYMPDREERFRVMLDMVEAVAGPEPAVLDLACGTGSITDRLLKRFPGARSTGVDIDPALLTIARGHFAGDDRVELVTADLTDPAWTDALPHRTYDAVVTATALHWLDAEPLRVLYGQLRGVLRDGGVFLNADHMNDDSAPRLNAAALKLHAARQEAARAGGAQDWRDWWSAVADDPALAEPARRRFELLGDPRGPARPQGDRPTTTRWHLDALREQGFAEARQVWCSHQDALVAALR, from the coding sequence ATGACCGAGACGACGACCTGGCAGGCCTGGCAGGACAGCTGGGACCGGCAGCAGGAGTGGTACATGCCCGACCGGGAGGAGCGCTTCCGGGTCATGCTCGACATGGTCGAGGCGGTCGCGGGCCCCGAACCGGCCGTCCTGGACCTCGCGTGCGGGACCGGCAGCATCACCGACCGGCTGCTCAAGCGCTTCCCCGGTGCCCGCTCCACCGGCGTCGACATCGACCCCGCCCTGCTCACGATCGCCCGCGGCCACTTCGCCGGCGACGACCGGGTCGAGCTGGTGACCGCCGACCTCACCGACCCCGCCTGGACCGACGCCCTGCCCCACCGGACGTACGACGCCGTCGTGACGGCCACCGCCCTGCACTGGCTCGACGCCGAACCGCTGCGCGTCCTGTACGGGCAGCTCCGCGGCGTTCTGCGGGACGGCGGCGTCTTCCTCAACGCCGACCACATGAACGACGACTCGGCGCCCCGCCTCAACGCCGCGGCCCTGAAGCTGCACGCGGCCCGGCAGGAGGCCGCGCGGGCCGGCGGGGCGCAGGACTGGCGCGACTGGTGGAGCGCCGTCGCCGACGACCCGGCGCTCGCCGAACCGGCCCGCCGCCGCTTCGAGCTCCTCGGCGACCCGCGCGGCCCGGCCCGTCCCCAGGGCGACCGGCCCACCACGACCCGCTGGCACCTCGACGCGCTGCGCGAGCAGGGCTTCGCCGAGGCCCGCCAGGTCTGGTGCTCGCACCAGGACGCCCTCGTCGCCGCCCTCCGGTAA